In Caldisericia bacterium, the sequence TAAATTCCATATTTATGCAATATCAACCATTGAAGAAGGTTTAGAAATTTTAACAGGTATGAAAATCGAAGAAATAGATAAGAGAGTAAATGAAGAATTATATAAATTAGCAATATCTTATAAGAAATTCGGTGAAGAAAAAAGAGTTAGAGATAAAAACAAAAAGTAGTTCTGAAACAATTAATTTTGGAAAAAAATTATCAAATTGTTTAAAAAGGGGTGATTTAATTCTTATTAGAGGCGAACTTGGTGCAGGAAAATCAACATTAATAAAGGGTATTGGAAAAGGAATTGGAGTTAATGAAGATGTTAAATCACCCTCTTTTATTATAGTTAATGAACTAAAAGGAAGGGAATTAATATTATATCATATAGATTTGTATAGAATTGAAGGTAATGAAATTTTTGAACTCGGTTTAAATGAATTTTTGAATAACGGAGTAGTCGCAATTGAATGGGCTGAAAAAGTATATAATTTTTTTGAAGATTTTGATTTAATTGATATAGAAATTAAAATTTTGAGCGAGAATGAGAGAAATATAAAAATTACATTAAAAGGAGAAGAGATTATTAAAAGATGCTTCATGTTTCTTTAAATACAGCAATTGAACCATATAGCATATCTCTTTTAGAAGATGAAAAGTTCTTATCTGGATACTCTTGGATTTTTT encodes:
- the tsaE gene encoding tRNA (adenosine(37)-N6)-threonylcarbamoyltransferase complex ATPase subunit type 1 TsaE, which translates into the protein MKKKELEIKTKSSSETINFGKKLSNCLKRGDLILIRGELGAGKSTLIKGIGKGIGVNEDVKSPSFIIVNELKGRELILYHIDLYRIEGNEIFELGLNEFLNNGVVAIEWAEKVYNFFEDFDLIDIEIKILSENERNIKITLKGEEIIKRCFMFL